The Sorex araneus isolate mSorAra2 chromosome X, mSorAra2.pri, whole genome shotgun sequence DNA segment TGggatcttctttttttctttctttctttctttttttttttttttttttggctttttgggtcacacccggtgatgctcagggctgacccctggctccgcactcagaaatcactcctggcggtgctcaggggaccatatgggatgctgggaatcgaacccgggtcggccgcgtgcaaggcaaacgccctccccgctgtgctatcactccagcccgcctcTGGGATCTTCTGTGTCCTGTTTAGCATGGGGTTCTGGTGGGAAGGCGCCCACAGACTTGCCCTAGTCACAGCTGGTCCTACCTGGTAACAGAAATGTCACAATTGTGAGATCCTTGTGGTTCAGAAGGAAGTGAATGAAGAGGTTGGTTTACTTACGTTCGTTTCCTCTTTGAAAAGGggtagggactggggagatggctccaaggccTGGAGTGCGTGTTtcgcatgtggtgtgtgtgtgtgtggcagggaagTGGGGGTGGCGTCGTCGAGCAGACACCTCATGTACCCCCAAGGGAGACACACACCCTCCCCTTCCCAAAATCTCACTGAgggtaggtcctgagcactgccaagtacattcccccagaaaagaaaatagggacTAGAGAGCCactacagcaagtaaggcactcgCCTCGCACACGGCTAACTGTGCTCTATCCCCATCCCTGTACTTGGCTCtttgaaccccaccagaagtgaactctgagcactgctaggtgggtcccaaaaaaacaaacaataaaatataattgcttTAAGAAAATTGGACGGAGGAGCGCATCTCTCTGTTTCAACATCAATGCACCATCGATTTCTGAGTGTCCAGCCCAGACAGAGAACAGACTGTCCCTGCCTGGCTGTGGGGGTCTACTGACCACTGAGGGCACAGCATGTCCTCTGGGGATCACCATGATTGGGCGGTGATGTATCTGTAAATGCACTAAGATCTGCCTCCGACTTTGCAGGAAATTAAAAGAACCGGTACCCCTAGACCGACTTCAGAATCTTAGAGTTTTCAGATTTTGTTTCCTTATATAGATTTTAGGtcacagccagtagtgctcagagctactcccagctcagtgctcagagcaactccaagctcagtgctcgGAGCTTgcttctggtgatgttcagagaacCAGACTAGGCCCAGAAAAAACGGGGACCTCCTCCATACAAAACATGTACCCCAGAATGCTGAAGTGATagttacagcagatagggtgtttgccttgcacgtggccaacccaggttcgattttcaacatcccatatggtcccctgaacactgccaggagtaattcctgaatgcaaagccaggagtaatccctgtgcatcgccaggcatgatccaaaaacaccaaaaaacaaaaaaaaacaagtaccCTGATCCTTTTTAAATCTATCTGCGACCAGACCATGAGTcaggatttcttttatttattttttttggctttttgggtcacacccagcggtgctcaggggtcactcctggctctgcactcagaaattacccctggccgtgctcaggggaccatatgagatgctgggaatagaacccgggtctgccacatgcaaggcaaacgccctacccgctgtgctatcactccagccccgagccagGATTTCTtacttttcatgttttctttcctgtctttcatctttcttccttcctttatttcttcctttctttctatcttccttccttcctttctttctctttctttctttctttctttctttctttctttctttctttctttctttctttctttctttctttctttctttcttccttcctatctttctttcttccttccttccttccttccttcctttctttctttctttctttcttccttttttcttttttaacccctgttctcctctttctctctttctttctttctctcactctttttcttcctttctgtcctcctattttttctttcttttgctgttgtttttgtttggagccagACCTGGGGGTGCAAATGGAaatttcctggttctgtgctcagggaccactcctggtggggtccagAAGACCAACTCTAAAAACCAGGACGACCAcagcaaggcaaggccctacccactctactctctATCCAGTTCCCGAGCCAGGATTTCCTGAAGTGAAAGTTCCTCCCAAGAGATACACAGGTCAATGCAAAGAAAACTATCTGACATTCGTGAACAGTCAGATTGGAGTCTGGGAACTCCTTCCTGTGGCTGACTCCCATTTCTCTTTCTAGGCCAGGATTTGAACTTATCTCAACGATGGCAGAACTTAACTGGAATTTTGAGGACTTACAAGACATCTTCAATGACTATAATTACAGTTACAACACCGACATGCCTGATATCCAGCCAGACTCTTCCCCGTGCAGGCAAGAATTTCTGGATGTCAACAAGTACGCCGTGGTGACCACCTACGTCCTGGTGTTCCTGCTGAGTCTGCTGGGCAACGCCCTGGTCATCCTGGTCATCTTCTTCAGCCAGATCAGCCGCTCGGTCACCGACATCTACCTGCTCAACCTGGCCGTGGCCGACCTGCTCTTCGCCCTGACCTTGCCCATCTGGGCCGCGTCCAAGGCCAAGGGCTGGGTCTTCGGCACCCCCCTGTGCAAGCTGGTCTCCCTCCTGAAGGAGGCCAACTTCTACAGCGGCATCCTCCTGCTGGCCTGCATCAGCGTGGACCGCTACCTGGCCATCGTGCACGCCACCCGCACGCTCACCCAGAAGAGGCACTTGGTCAAGTTCATCTGCCTGGGCATCTGGACCTTGTCCCTGGTCCTGTCCCTGCCGCTGTTTATCTTCCGCGAGACCTACAAGCCACCCTACTCCGGGCCCGTGTGCTACGAGAACATGGGGGCCAACACCACCAAGTGGCGCATAGTGATGCGGATCCTGCCCCAGACCTTCggcttcctcctgcccctgctgGTCATGCTCTTCTGCTACGGGCTCACCGTGCGCACGCTCTTCGAGGCCCACATGGGGCAGAAGCACCGCGCCATGAGGGTCATCTTCGCCGTGGT contains these protein-coding regions:
- the CXCR2 gene encoding C-X-C chemokine receptor type 2 — translated: MAELNWNFEDLQDIFNDYNYSYNTDMPDIQPDSSPCRQEFLDVNKYAVVTTYVLVFLLSLLGNALVILVIFFSQISRSVTDIYLLNLAVADLLFALTLPIWAASKAKGWVFGTPLCKLVSLLKEANFYSGILLLACISVDRYLAIVHATRTLTQKRHLVKFICLGIWTLSLVLSLPLFIFRETYKPPYSGPVCYENMGANTTKWRIVMRILPQTFGFLLPLLVMLFCYGLTVRTLFEAHMGQKHRAMRVIFAVVLVFLLCWLPYNLVLVADTLMRLGLIRETCERRNHIGRALDATEILGFLHSCLNPFIYAFIGQKFRHGLLKLLAHYGLVSKEYLAKEGRTSFAGSSTSTTL